Proteins from a single region of Geothermobacter ehrlichii:
- a CDS encoding TPM domain-containing protein, with amino-acid sequence MPETTASTFFSEEERRRIEQAVRQVEERTSGEIVPLIVDASYDYPRAELIGAGCFSLASALFACWLIASESIWIFLPFWAAFFAAFWLLIRRVPALKRRLIPPAEIDAEVEEKALVSFLQYGLHQTRDRTGVLILISLFERRVHILADKGINEKVPPGTWDELVHSITAGIRGGTACQALCDAIHRCGELLEKDFPRREDDADELPNLIVE; translated from the coding sequence ATGCCCGAAACGACAGCCAGCACTTTTTTCAGCGAGGAGGAACGCCGCCGCATCGAACAGGCGGTGCGGCAGGTCGAGGAGCGCACCAGCGGCGAGATCGTCCCCCTGATCGTCGACGCCAGCTACGACTACCCGCGGGCCGAACTGATCGGCGCTGGCTGCTTCTCCCTGGCCAGCGCCCTGTTCGCCTGCTGGCTGATCGCCAGCGAATCGATCTGGATCTTTCTCCCCTTCTGGGCTGCCTTTTTCGCGGCCTTCTGGCTGCTCATCCGCCGCGTCCCCGCCCTCAAGCGGCGCCTGATCCCTCCGGCCGAAATCGACGCCGAGGTCGAGGAGAAGGCGCTGGTTTCCTTTCTGCAGTACGGCCTGCACCAGACCCGCGACCGCACCGGCGTCCTCATCCTGATCTCCCTGTTCGAGCGCCGGGTACACATCCTGGCGGACAAGGGCATCAACGAGAAGGTTCCGCCCGGCACCTGGGACGAGCTGGTGCACAGCATCACCGCCGGCATCCGCGGCGGCACCGCCTGCCAGGCCCTCTGCGACGCCATCCACCGCTGCGGCGAACTGCTGGAAAAGGACTTTCCCCGTCGCGAAGACGATGCCGACGAGCTGCCCAACCTGATTGTCGAGTAG
- a CDS encoding AAA family ATPase, whose translation MRPLRLVMTAFGPFPGSETVDFTALGENPLFLINGPTGAGKTSILDAICFALYGRTTGDEREGNQMRCDLAPVDRLTEVVFEFELASRRYRIRRLPEQQRPKSRGTGFTTQAPQAELCELVDGGQRVLVASKVSEATRTIEELTGLSVDQFRQVMVLPQGRFRQLLMADSGERERIFSRLFATGIYRRIEERLKAEAATIRKQRDDLVSRCQEILVGADVESSDELEREIATLEPQVATTCAMKDQREREWAEAARQLEQARSLEEGFRNLDQATAALRQLEARAEEMTALRRRLQLADKALRLKPLVERRQACRRDLTDGEKQVAGCRRQLQAAEKELQHSERELARVTGLQARLERAKKEADRLQGYRQRVATLDRARRKLRAAERDEAVTRLRLDRARFATCRQLERQRRKLAADLERQRHQLQEKEALGKNLKTEVERQERNVRTLELAWHRGQAAILAAELAEGAPCPVCGSREHPAPARSEQPLPSQQEIEQARDRLAGLRKQLEQAREAYREARERIAGLQLELERVAGELEAAGPTDIDRLETDLRQRADELGLGPEDEDSAETAIAEREAAVDRARLAVTAARAALAAAEREVPEAYRETERLDEELAATQEEIAGLEKEISRITGRQQQAREGVKAARSALEQAGRQHARAQQELAHAERELAEALAQSPFDDEEAWQQALCDEATCENLRQQLAAHDTAVQQNEGIRRQLEKQLAGRERPDLGALQIRLDQAESEKKRAQEDWRRCDQRLQQLLAARKRLHKNSRELAELDRRYRVTGTLSDVANGQTGRRISLQRFVLSVLLDDVLVEASRRLHLMSRGRYRLLRREDKSKGNRASGLDLEVEDAYTGKTRPVATLSGGESFMAALSLALGLSDVVQAHAGGIRLDTLFIDEGFGSLDTESLDLAVRTLIDLQSSGRMIGIISHVAELKEQIGLRIDVSSSRLGSSLRLVVP comes from the coding sequence ATGCGTCCGCTCCGCCTGGTCATGACCGCCTTCGGCCCCTTTCCGGGGAGCGAAACCGTCGATTTCACCGCCCTGGGAGAGAATCCTCTCTTTCTCATCAACGGCCCGACCGGCGCCGGCAAAACCAGCATTCTCGACGCCATCTGCTTTGCCCTCTACGGCAGGACCACCGGCGACGAGCGCGAAGGCAACCAAATGCGCTGCGACCTGGCTCCCGTCGACCGGCTGACCGAAGTCGTCTTCGAGTTCGAACTCGCCAGCCGCCGCTACCGCATCCGCCGCCTGCCCGAACAGCAGCGCCCCAAGAGTCGCGGCACCGGTTTCACCACCCAGGCACCGCAGGCGGAACTCTGCGAGCTGGTCGACGGCGGACAGAGGGTCCTGGTCGCCAGCAAGGTGAGTGAGGCGACCCGCACCATCGAGGAGCTGACAGGGCTTTCCGTCGACCAGTTCCGCCAGGTCATGGTCCTGCCGCAGGGCCGGTTCCGCCAGCTGCTGATGGCCGATTCCGGCGAGCGGGAACGCATCTTCAGCCGGCTCTTCGCCACCGGCATCTACCGACGCATCGAGGAGCGGCTCAAGGCCGAGGCCGCCACCATCCGGAAGCAGCGGGACGACCTGGTCAGCCGCTGCCAGGAAATTCTCGTCGGCGCCGACGTGGAAAGCTCCGACGAGCTGGAGCGAGAAATCGCCACGCTGGAACCGCAGGTCGCAACCACCTGTGCGATGAAGGACCAGCGGGAGCGGGAATGGGCCGAAGCGGCACGACAGCTCGAACAGGCCCGCAGCCTGGAGGAAGGCTTCCGCAACCTCGACCAGGCCACGGCCGCCCTGCGGCAACTCGAGGCCCGTGCAGAAGAGATGACGGCCCTGCGCCGCCGGCTGCAGCTGGCGGACAAGGCGCTGCGGCTGAAGCCGCTCGTCGAACGCCGGCAGGCCTGCCGGCGCGACCTGACCGACGGCGAAAAGCAGGTTGCCGGCTGCCGGCGGCAACTGCAGGCGGCCGAAAAGGAGCTGCAGCACAGCGAACGGGAGCTGGCCCGGGTCACCGGGCTGCAGGCCCGGCTGGAACGGGCAAAAAAGGAGGCGGACCGCCTGCAGGGCTACCGGCAGCGCGTTGCCACCCTGGACCGGGCCCGCCGGAAACTGCGCGCCGCCGAGCGGGACGAGGCCGTCACCCGCCTGCGCCTCGACCGGGCACGCTTCGCGACCTGCCGGCAACTCGAACGACAGCGGCGAAAACTGGCCGCCGACCTCGAGCGGCAACGCCACCAGCTGCAGGAAAAAGAAGCGCTGGGCAAGAATCTGAAGACCGAGGTCGAGCGCCAGGAAAGAAACGTCCGAACCCTGGAGCTGGCCTGGCACCGGGGACAGGCGGCCATTCTCGCCGCCGAACTGGCCGAGGGCGCTCCCTGCCCGGTCTGCGGCAGCCGGGAACATCCCGCTCCCGCCCGCAGCGAACAGCCCCTGCCGAGCCAGCAGGAGATCGAACAGGCCCGTGACAGGCTGGCCGGGCTGCGCAAACAGCTGGAACAGGCCCGGGAGGCCTATCGCGAAGCCAGAGAACGTATCGCCGGCCTGCAGCTGGAGCTGGAACGTGTCGCCGGTGAACTGGAAGCGGCCGGACCGACCGATATCGACCGGCTGGAAACCGACCTGCGGCAGAGAGCCGACGAACTGGGCCTCGGACCGGAGGATGAGGACAGCGCCGAAACGGCCATCGCCGAACGCGAGGCCGCCGTCGACCGGGCCCGGCTGGCCGTCACCGCCGCCCGCGCCGCCCTGGCCGCCGCCGAACGGGAAGTGCCGGAGGCCTACCGGGAAACGGAGCGTCTCGACGAGGAACTGGCGGCAACGCAGGAAGAGATCGCCGGACTGGAGAAGGAGATATCCCGAATCACCGGCCGGCAGCAACAGGCCCGGGAAGGGGTGAAGGCGGCCCGCAGCGCTCTGGAGCAGGCCGGGCGGCAACACGCCCGGGCGCAACAGGAGCTTGCCCATGCGGAGCGGGAGCTGGCCGAGGCGCTGGCACAGAGTCCGTTCGATGACGAAGAGGCCTGGCAGCAGGCGCTGTGCGACGAGGCGACCTGCGAAAACCTCCGGCAGCAGCTGGCCGCTCACGACACCGCCGTCCAGCAGAACGAGGGGATCCGCCGCCAGCTGGAGAAACAGCTGGCCGGCAGGGAGCGGCCCGACCTGGGCGCCCTGCAGATCCGGCTCGACCAGGCCGAAAGCGAGAAAAAACGGGCACAGGAAGACTGGCGCCGGTGCGACCAGCGTCTGCAACAACTGCTCGCGGCCCGAAAACGGCTGCACAAGAACAGCCGCGAACTGGCCGAACTCGACCGCCGCTACCGGGTGACCGGCACCCTGAGCGATGTCGCCAATGGCCAGACCGGCCGGCGGATCAGCCTGCAGAGATTCGTACTCAGCGTTCTGCTCGACGACGTTCTCGTCGAGGCGAGCCGACGACTGCACCTGATGAGCAGGGGCCGTTACCGGCTGCTGCGCCGCGAGGACAAAAGCAAGGGCAACCGGGCCTCGGGCCTCGACCTCGAGGTGGAAGACGCCTACACCGGCAAGACGCGGCCGGTCGCCACCCTGTCGGGCGGCGAAAGCTTCATGGCCGCCCTCTCCCTGGCGCTGGGCCTGTCCGACGTGGTCCAGGCCCATGCCGGCGGCATCCGGCTCGACACCCTGTTCATCGACGAGGGCTTCGGCAGCCTCGACACCGAATCCCTCGACCTGGCCGTCCGCACCCTGATCGACCTGCAGTCGAGCGGACGCATGATCGGCATCATCTCCCACGTCGCCGAGCTGAAAGAGCAGATCGGCCTGCGCATCGACGTCAGCAGCAGCCGCCTCGGCAGCAGCCTGAGGCTGGTCGTCCCCTGA
- a CDS encoding TPM domain-containing protein, with protein sequence MAKRVLAVLSLIAALAFAAPAAALEVPRLTGHVNDLAGLLGSETRQRLERFLTDFERSDSTQIVVLTIPSLKGEALEDYALKVAETWGLGQQGKDNGALLLVAKNERKVRIEVGYGLEGRLTDLLAGRIIDNEIVPHFRLGDFDGGIIAGIRGMVEAVRGEYKGSGTVSRKKRRHPLGLLPLLLFLGPGLLFLGGGRRRYRHGGFWIGGFGGGFGGGFGGGGGFSGGGGGFGGGGASGSW encoded by the coding sequence ATGGCGAAGCGAGTCCTTGCAGTTCTGTCGCTGATCGCCGCCCTGGCGTTCGCCGCGCCCGCCGCGGCGCTCGAGGTTCCGCGTCTGACCGGGCACGTGAACGATCTGGCCGGCCTGCTGGGCAGTGAAACCCGGCAACGGCTCGAGCGTTTTCTGACCGACTTCGAGCGGAGCGATTCGACCCAGATCGTCGTGCTCACCATCCCCTCCCTCAAGGGCGAGGCGCTGGAAGACTACGCCCTGAAAGTGGCCGAAACCTGGGGGCTGGGGCAACAAGGCAAGGACAATGGCGCCCTGCTGCTGGTGGCCAAAAACGAACGCAAGGTGCGCATCGAGGTCGGCTACGGACTCGAGGGCCGGTTGACCGACCTGCTCGCCGGCCGCATCATCGACAACGAGATCGTCCCCCATTTCCGGCTGGGTGATTTCGACGGCGGCATCATCGCCGGCATCCGGGGCATGGTCGAGGCGGTCCGCGGCGAGTACAAGGGAAGCGGCACCGTCAGCCGCAAGAAGCGCCGGCACCCGCTGGGCCTGCTGCCGCTGCTTCTCTTTCTCGGTCCGGGCCTGCTCTTTCTCGGCGGCGGACGCCGGCGCTACCGGCACGGCGGTTTCTGGATTGGAGGCTTCGGCGGCGGTTTCGGCGGTGGCTTTGGCGGAGGAGGAGGCTTTTCCGGCGGTGGCGGCGGCTTCGGCGGCGGCGGCGCGTCCGGCAGCTGGTAA
- a CDS encoding exonuclease SbcCD subunit D C-terminal domain-containing protein has protein sequence MRLLHTSDWHLGRQFHNVSLLEDQRHVLGQIVGIVEQHRVDAVIVAGDIYDRSVPPAAAVELLDETVHRICNRLGVPMILIAGNHDGPQRLAFASRQLAGAGLHLAGPLRPQPEPVVLRKGEDELAIYPIPFAEPAIVRQLHGVEVASHDEAMALLLEQVRQHNGPQRPCVVVAHCFLAGGEACESERPLSLGGAGQVAPQHFAGFAYAALGHLHGPQHRGEPHIRYSGSPLKYSFSEERHRKSVTLVDIDARGQAHIETLPLEPLRDMRCLEGELEELLEAGRQDPRRDDYLLVRLTDTHAILDLMARLREVYPNVLHLERPGLMARGENLRLDRQHLRQGELRMFEDFFRQVTGGELDEEQRRLVAGIIEQLHREDG, from the coding sequence CTGCGCCTGCTCCATACCTCCGACTGGCATCTCGGCCGCCAGTTCCACAACGTCTCCCTGCTCGAAGACCAGCGGCACGTCCTCGGACAGATCGTCGGCATCGTCGAACAGCACCGGGTCGACGCGGTGATCGTCGCCGGCGACATCTACGACCGGTCGGTACCGCCGGCGGCGGCGGTGGAACTGCTCGACGAAACGGTGCACCGCATCTGCAACCGGCTCGGCGTGCCGATGATCCTGATCGCAGGCAACCACGACGGCCCGCAGCGGCTCGCCTTCGCCTCGCGCCAGCTGGCCGGAGCCGGCCTGCACCTGGCAGGCCCCCTCCGACCGCAGCCGGAACCGGTCGTTCTGCGCAAGGGAGAGGACGAACTGGCCATCTACCCGATCCCCTTCGCCGAGCCGGCCATCGTACGCCAGCTGCACGGGGTCGAGGTCGCCAGCCACGACGAGGCCATGGCCCTGCTGCTCGAACAGGTACGGCAACACAACGGACCGCAGCGCCCCTGCGTGGTGGTGGCGCACTGCTTTCTGGCCGGCGGTGAAGCCTGCGAGTCGGAACGCCCCTTAAGTCTCGGCGGCGCCGGGCAGGTGGCACCGCAGCACTTCGCAGGTTTCGCCTATGCTGCCCTCGGGCATCTGCACGGCCCCCAGCACCGGGGCGAACCGCACATCCGCTACTCCGGCTCGCCGCTAAAGTATTCCTTTTCGGAAGAGCGGCACCGCAAGAGCGTCACCCTGGTCGACATCGATGCCCGGGGCCAGGCGCACATCGAGACGTTGCCGCTCGAGCCGCTGCGCGACATGCGCTGCCTCGAGGGTGAACTGGAAGAGCTGCTGGAGGCGGGACGGCAGGATCCGCGCCGCGACGACTATCTGCTGGTGCGGCTGACCGACACCCACGCCATCCTCGATTTGATGGCCAGGCTGCGCGAGGTCTATCCCAACGTGCTGCATCTCGAACGCCCCGGCCTGATGGCCCGCGGGGAAAACCTGCGCCTCGACCGGCAGCATCTCCGGCAGGGGGAGCTGCGGATGTTCGAGGATTTCTTCCGCCAGGTGACCGGCGGGGAGCTGGATGAGGAACAGCGCCGGCTGGTTGCCGGCATCATCGAACAGCTGCACCGGGAGGACGGCTGA
- a CDS encoding LemA family protein, protein MLRKTWFLLLLLPLLLGGCGYNEIQKNEEAVIAAWADVEATYQRRADLIPNLVETVKAYAAHEKETLQAVTEARASIGKVSLSPQDLDNPEALRRFQQAQQQLSGALSRLLLVAERYPDLKASQNFRDLQHQLEGTENRINVARQRYNEAVRRFNTSIRVFPNNLTNKFLLHLERKEPFKAEAGAEKAPKVRF, encoded by the coding sequence ATGCTGCGAAAAACCTGGTTCCTGCTGCTCCTGCTTCCCCTGCTGCTCGGCGGCTGCGGCTACAACGAAATCCAGAAGAACGAGGAGGCGGTCATCGCCGCCTGGGCCGACGTCGAAGCCACCTACCAGCGCCGCGCCGACCTGATCCCCAACCTGGTGGAGACGGTCAAGGCCTATGCCGCCCACGAGAAGGAAACCCTTCAGGCAGTCACCGAGGCCCGCGCCAGCATCGGCAAGGTCAGCCTTTCGCCGCAGGATCTCGACAATCCCGAAGCGCTGCGCAGATTCCAGCAGGCGCAGCAGCAGCTCTCCGGCGCCCTGTCGCGGCTGCTGCTGGTAGCCGAACGCTATCCCGATCTCAAGGCCAGCCAGAACTTCCGCGACCTGCAGCACCAGCTCGAGGGAACCGAGAACCGGATCAACGTCGCCCGCCAGCGCTACAACGAGGCGGTGCGCCGCTTCAACACCTCGATCCGGGTCTTTCCCAACAACCTGACCAACAAGTTCCTGCTGCACCTGGAACGCAAGGAACCGTTCAAGGCCGAAGCCGGCGCCGAAAAGGCGCCCAAGGTCAGATTCTAG